A section of the Bryobacteraceae bacterium genome encodes:
- a CDS encoding membrane protein yields MTLASFFRLAAHVHLMPILESGEETLVGGQAVMEGVMMRAPHSYATAVRRPDGQVVIDERPLPKLSEKYPAFRLPILRGIGTLGQAMALGIKALRFSADVAMQAEAEAGGEPAGGRRKGGELPGWVLALNLAFSFVFFIALYKFVPLWITTKLEGIYPELHNQLLFNAVDGVIRVAIFLAFLWLISRWADIRRVFQYHGAEHRVVFNFESGMPVNLGNARLFSTWHPRCGTSFLLVVMLVSVAVYAVIPAHGFLQRMAVRVLALPLIAGLSYEVIRYAARRRGSLLALFTAPGLWLQRITTQPPSDSQTEVAIIALEHAMALEKQQGGELVIA; encoded by the coding sequence TTGACGCTTGCATCGTTCTTTCGTCTGGCTGCCCATGTCCACCTGATGCCGATACTCGAAAGCGGCGAGGAGACCCTCGTCGGCGGGCAGGCGGTGATGGAGGGCGTCATGATGCGCGCTCCGCACAGCTATGCGACGGCAGTCCGGCGGCCGGACGGACAGGTGGTGATCGACGAACGGCCGCTCCCGAAGCTTTCGGAGAAGTATCCCGCCTTTCGCCTCCCGATCCTGCGCGGCATCGGCACTCTGGGGCAGGCGATGGCACTGGGCATCAAGGCGCTGCGCTTCTCGGCCGACGTCGCCATGCAGGCCGAGGCGGAAGCCGGCGGCGAGCCGGCAGGGGGCCGCCGGAAGGGCGGCGAACTGCCCGGCTGGGTGCTGGCGCTGAACCTGGCTTTTTCGTTTGTCTTCTTTATCGCCCTCTATAAGTTCGTCCCCCTCTGGATCACGACCAAACTGGAGGGGATCTATCCGGAGCTGCATAACCAGCTCCTGTTTAACGCTGTTGATGGCGTCATCCGCGTCGCCATCTTCCTGGCTTTTCTCTGGCTGATCTCCCGCTGGGCCGACATCCGCCGCGTCTTTCAGTACCACGGCGCCGAACACCGCGTCGTGTTCAACTTCGAAAGCGGCATGCCGGTCAATCTCGGCAATGCGCGGCTGTTCTCCACCTGGCATCCACGCTGCGGCACAAGCTTTCTCCTGGTGGTGATGCTTGTCTCCGTCGCCGTCTATGCAGTCATTCCGGCGCACGGCTTCCTGCAGCGGATGGCGGTGCGGGTGCTGGCACTGCCGCTGATCGCCGGCCTCAGCTACGAAGTGATCCGCTACGCCGCCCGCAGGCGCGGGAGCCTGCTGGCGCTGTTCACCGCCCCGGGCCTCTGGCTCCAGCGGATCACCACACAGCCGCCTTCGGACAGCCAGACGGAGGTCGCCATTATCGCTCTGGAGCACGCGATGGCGCTCGAAAAGCAGCAGGGCGGAGAGCTGGTGATCGCCTGA
- the glpA gene encoding glycerol-3-phosphate dehydrogenase, giving the protein MNRAEMLDRLRSGRRDWELLILGGGATGVACALDAASRGYRTALVEQHDFGKGTSSRSTKLIHGGVRYLEQGNVTLVMEALKERGILRENAPHLVSDLAFIVPNYEWWEAPFYGVGLRLYDLLAGKYGFGRSRLLSREETLERLPNLKPEGLRGGVIYYDGQFDDARLLIHMARTAAEQGAALVNYCRAVAFVRDSQGLVCGAVVRDEETGEEIELHARAVINATGCFSDAVRRLADPEVRPMIAPSQGVHLVFDAGFLRGDAAILAPRTRDGRVMFAIPWHGHALVGTTDTALDEVSLEPAPMEEEIELILETAADYLERAPSRADILSAWAGIRPLVRSAEGASTASLSRDHSIHIDPNGLITIAGGKWTTCRKMAEDCIDQAALLAGLDERPCVTRRLRIHGYHHHADQFGHLSVYGSDAIAIREMIRLHPERGRRLAAPLPYLEAEVVWAARWEMARSVEDVLARRTRALQLNARAALEAAPRVAEILAAELGRPAGWAQQELEAFRRLAQRYLPGGVC; this is encoded by the coding sequence ATGAACCGCGCGGAGATGCTCGACCGGCTTCGCTCGGGCCGCCGTGACTGGGAGCTCCTGATCCTTGGCGGCGGCGCCACCGGCGTGGCCTGCGCCCTGGACGCCGCCAGCCGCGGCTACCGCACCGCGCTCGTCGAACAGCACGACTTCGGGAAGGGCACCTCGAGCCGGTCCACCAAACTGATCCACGGCGGCGTGCGGTATCTGGAACAGGGCAACGTCACGCTGGTGATGGAAGCGCTGAAAGAGCGCGGCATTTTGCGGGAAAATGCGCCGCATCTGGTGAGCGATCTGGCTTTTATCGTTCCGAATTATGAATGGTGGGAGGCGCCATTTTACGGTGTGGGCCTGCGGCTTTACGATCTGCTGGCGGGAAAATACGGCTTTGGCCGTTCGCGCCTGTTGAGCCGCGAGGAGACGCTCGAACGCCTGCCCAACCTGAAGCCCGAAGGGCTGCGCGGCGGCGTGATCTATTACGACGGCCAATTCGATGACGCGCGTCTCCTGATCCACATGGCCCGCACCGCCGCCGAGCAGGGCGCGGCGCTGGTCAACTACTGCCGCGCCGTGGCTTTCGTGCGCGATTCGCAGGGGCTGGTCTGCGGGGCAGTGGTGCGCGACGAGGAGACCGGAGAAGAGATCGAACTGCACGCCCGCGCGGTGATCAACGCCACCGGCTGCTTCAGCGACGCGGTGCGGCGCCTGGCGGACCCGGAAGTGCGCCCGATGATCGCGCCGAGCCAGGGCGTGCACCTCGTCTTCGACGCCGGCTTCCTGCGCGGCGATGCAGCGATCCTGGCGCCGCGGACGCGCGACGGGCGCGTCATGTTCGCCATCCCGTGGCACGGGCATGCACTGGTGGGCACCACGGACACGGCGCTCGATGAAGTCTCTCTCGAACCCGCGCCGATGGAGGAGGAAATCGAGCTGATCCTCGAAACGGCTGCCGATTACCTCGAACGCGCCCCTTCGCGTGCCGACATTCTCAGCGCGTGGGCGGGCATCCGCCCGCTGGTCCGGTCGGCCGAAGGCGCTTCCACGGCCTCGCTGTCCCGGGACCATTCGATCCACATCGATCCCAACGGGCTGATCACCATCGCCGGCGGCAAGTGGACCACCTGCCGGAAGATGGCCGAAGACTGCATCGACCAGGCCGCGCTGCTGGCCGGGCTGGACGAAAGGCCCTGTGTGACGCGCCGACTGCGCATCCACGGCTATCATCATCACGCGGACCAGTTCGGACACCTGAGCGTTTATGGGAGCGATGCCATCGCCATTCGCGAGATGATCCGGCTCCACCCCGAGCGCGGCCGCCGGCTGGCCGCGCCGCTGCCTTATCTGGAGGCGGAAGTCGTCTGGGCGGCGCGCTGGGAGATGGCCCGCAGCGTGGAAGACGTGCTGGCGCGCCGCACCCGGGCGCTCCAGCTCAATGCGCGCGCCGCGCTGGAGGCCGCGCCCCGCGTGGCGGAGATTCTGGCCGCCGAACTCGGCCGTCCTGCCGGCTGGGCACAGCAGGAACTGGAGGCTTTCCGGCGGCTGGCGCAGCGCTATCTGCCGGGCGGCGTCTGTTAG
- the prmC gene encoding release factor glutamine methyltransferase has translation MNLQTALRQGSEILSAAGIGEPRLTAEILLCHALRRDRAWLYAHPEHELSTVEWIHYGRYLHERLQRRPLQHITGRQEFYGRDFEVTPAVLIPRPETEHVVEQSLRSAPQARRVLDIGTGSGILAVTLALELDAWAVGTDISLAALDVARRNARRLQARADFIQCDLASALTGRFDLIVANPPYIPPEEIAALQPEVRDHEPRLALDGGPNGTAFYPRIAAEAERLLEPGGWLVVEIGYQGEEAVRSAFGPAWSELATQHDLAGWPRVVCARYTP, from the coding sequence ATGAACCTTCAGACGGCGCTCCGGCAAGGATCTGAAATCCTTTCCGCCGCGGGCATCGGCGAGCCCCGGCTCACCGCCGAAATCCTCCTCTGTCACGCTCTGCGGCGGGATCGAGCCTGGCTCTACGCGCACCCCGAGCATGAGCTCAGCACGGTCGAATGGATCCATTACGGCCGCTACCTCCACGAACGGCTCCAGCGCAGGCCGCTGCAGCACATCACCGGAAGGCAGGAGTTCTACGGCCGGGACTTTGAGGTGACTCCCGCAGTCCTGATCCCGCGGCCCGAGACCGAGCATGTGGTCGAGCAGTCGCTCCGCTCGGCCCCCCAGGCCCGCCGGGTGCTCGACATCGGCACCGGCAGCGGCATTCTCGCCGTCACGCTCGCGCTCGAGCTCGACGCCTGGGCCGTCGGCACCGACATCAGCCTCGCCGCACTCGACGTGGCCCGCCGCAACGCCCGCCGCCTCCAGGCGCGCGCCGACTTCATTCAGTGCGACCTCGCCTCGGCGCTCACGGGCCGCTTTGACCTCATCGTCGCCAACCCGCCTTACATTCCGCCGGAGGAGATCGCTGCGCTCCAGCCGGAGGTCCGCGACCATGAGCCGCGCCTGGCGCTCGATGGCGGCCCGAACGGCACCGCGTTCTATCCGCGCATCGCCGCCGAGGCCGAGCGGCTCCTTGAGCCCGGCGGATGGCTGGTGGTGGAAATCGGATATCAGGGAGAAGAGGCCGTGCGGTCCGCCTTCGGCCCGGCGTGGTCTGAACTGGCTACGCAACATGATCTGGCCGGCTGGCCCCGGGTGGTGTGCGCCCGCTATACGCCGTGA
- the prfA gene encoding peptide chain release factor 1 encodes MDFTRQLEEVERKFEALTRQMADPAVIQDAELYRKTAKAHRDLEEVVEVWREYKKVAEDLAGARLMLEEKDPALREMAEDEIRRLEPREQELIEKLKILLLPRDPNDERDVVLEIRAGAGGDEASLFAAEVFRMYARYAERQGWKVEVTSVSESEAGGFKEVIALISGDRVYSKLKYESGVHRVQRVPVTEQQGRIHTSTVTVAVLPEADEVEIRIDPKDLRIDTFCSSGPGGQSVNTTYSAVRITHLPTGLVVTCQDEKSQIKNRAKAERVLRSRLYEMELEKQRQAIGADRRSQVGTGDRSEKIRTYNFKENRVTDHRIGLTLYQLDRIMEGELDPLIDACTTYYNAQKLREQAEAAQAAQHEPSDGAPARI; translated from the coding sequence ATGGACTTCACCCGGCAACTCGAAGAAGTAGAGCGCAAGTTCGAAGCGCTCACCCGGCAGATGGCCGACCCGGCCGTCATCCAGGACGCCGAGCTGTATCGAAAGACTGCCAAGGCGCACCGCGACCTGGAAGAGGTCGTCGAGGTCTGGCGCGAGTACAAAAAGGTGGCCGAAGACCTGGCCGGTGCGCGCCTGATGCTCGAAGAGAAAGACCCCGCTCTGCGCGAGATGGCCGAGGATGAGATCCGGCGGCTGGAACCGCGCGAGCAGGAGCTGATCGAAAAGCTCAAGATCCTGCTTCTGCCCAGGGACCCCAACGACGAAAGAGACGTGGTGCTCGAAATCCGCGCCGGCGCCGGCGGCGACGAAGCCAGCCTCTTCGCCGCCGAGGTCTTCCGCATGTACGCCCGTTACGCGGAACGCCAGGGCTGGAAGGTGGAAGTCACTTCGGTGAGCGAGAGCGAGGCGGGCGGCTTCAAGGAAGTGATCGCGCTCATCAGCGGCGACCGCGTCTACTCGAAGCTGAAATACGAAAGCGGCGTCCACCGCGTGCAGCGCGTTCCGGTGACTGAACAGCAGGGGCGCATCCACACCTCCACCGTCACCGTGGCCGTTCTGCCGGAGGCCGACGAGGTCGAAATCAGGATCGACCCCAAAGACCTCCGCATCGACACCTTCTGCTCGTCCGGCCCCGGCGGCCAGAGCGTCAACACCACCTATTCGGCCGTCCGCATCACGCACCTGCCCACCGGCCTCGTCGTCACCTGCCAGGACGAGAAATCGCAGATCAAAAACCGCGCCAAGGCCGAGCGCGTGCTCCGCTCGCGGCTCTACGAAATGGAGCTCGAAAAGCAGCGGCAGGCCATTGGGGCGGACCGCCGCTCCCAGGTGGGCACGGGCGACCGTTCGGAGAAGATCCGTACGTACAACTTCAAGGAGAACCGCGTCACCGACCATCGAATCGGGCTGACGCTGTACCAGCTCGACCGCATCATGGAGGGCGAGCTCGACCCGCTCATCGACGCCTGTACCACGTATTACAACGCGCAGAAGCTCCGCGAGCAGGCCGAAGCGGCCCAGGCAGCGCAGCATGAACCTTCAGACGGCGCTCCGGCAAGGATCTGA
- the ispG gene encoding 4-hydroxy-3-methylbut-2-en-1-yl diphosphate synthase (flavodoxin): MAKIERRKTVAVDVGGVKVGGGHPIVVQSMTNTDTADVTATVNQVMELARAGSEIVRVTVNTDEAARAVPRIVETLHRFGFRTPIVGDFHYNGHILLKKYPDCAKTLAKYRINPGNVNIGRKTDENFRTMIECAIEYGKPVRIGVNWGSLDQALLTRMMDENARLPEPLEAAEVTRRAIVASALESARMAESYGLPHDRIILSAKVSGVQDLIDVYRMLAAQCDYPLHVGLTEAGMGVKGIVATTAALSILLQEGIGDTIRASLTPAPNGDRTEEVLVCQQILQALGIRSFSPQVTACPGCGRTTSTFFQELAEQIQTYLREQMPVWKERYAGVEEMKVAVMGCVVNGPGESKHANIGISLPGTFEEPKAPVYVDGKLVTTLRGERIAEEFMAMVNDYVERTYGARAAARPA, translated from the coding sequence ATGGCGAAGATTGAGCGTCGAAAGACCGTAGCGGTCGACGTGGGCGGGGTGAAGGTCGGTGGCGGGCACCCGATCGTCGTACAGTCCATGACCAACACGGACACCGCGGACGTGACCGCGACGGTGAACCAGGTGATGGAGCTGGCGCGCGCCGGCTCGGAGATCGTCCGCGTGACGGTGAACACGGACGAAGCAGCCCGGGCCGTGCCGCGCATCGTCGAGACGCTCCATCGGTTTGGCTTTCGGACTCCCATCGTTGGGGATTTCCATTACAACGGGCACATCCTGTTAAAAAAGTACCCGGACTGCGCAAAAACTCTTGCCAAATATCGAATTAATCCTGGCAACGTCAACATCGGACGAAAAACCGATGAAAATTTCCGCACCATGATCGAGTGCGCCATCGAATACGGCAAACCGGTGCGGATCGGGGTCAACTGGGGCTCGCTCGACCAGGCGCTGCTGACGCGGATGATGGACGAGAACGCGCGCCTGCCGGAGCCGCTCGAGGCGGCCGAGGTCACCCGGCGCGCGATTGTGGCCAGCGCGCTCGAGTCGGCCCGGATGGCGGAAAGCTACGGGCTTCCGCATGACCGGATCATCCTCAGCGCCAAGGTCTCCGGCGTGCAGGACCTGATCGACGTCTACCGGATGCTGGCGGCGCAGTGCGATTATCCGCTGCACGTCGGGCTGACCGAGGCGGGCATGGGCGTCAAGGGGATTGTGGCGACGACGGCGGCCCTGTCGATCCTGTTGCAGGAGGGCATCGGGGACACGATCCGCGCCTCGCTGACGCCGGCGCCGAACGGCGACCGGACCGAGGAGGTGCTGGTCTGCCAGCAGATCCTTCAGGCGCTGGGGATCCGCAGCTTCTCGCCACAGGTGACGGCCTGCCCCGGCTGCGGGCGGACCACCAGCACGTTCTTCCAGGAGCTGGCCGAACAGATCCAGACCTATCTGCGCGAGCAGATGCCGGTGTGGAAGGAGCGCTACGCGGGCGTCGAAGAGATGAAGGTGGCGGTGATGGGCTGCGTGGTGAATGGCCCCGGCGAGTCCAAGCACGCCAACATCGGCATCTCCCTGCCTGGCACGTTTGAGGAACCGAAAGCGCCGGTCTATGTGGATGGAAAGCTCGTGACGACGCTGCGCGGCGAGCGCATCGCCGAGGAGTTCATGGCGATGGTCAACGACTACGTGGAGCGCACATACGGCGCCCGCGCGGCCGCAAGACCTGCCTGA
- the glpK gene encoding glycerol kinase, whose amino-acid sequence MPYLLALDQGTTSSRAIVFDGEGRILGAAQKEFRQIYPQAGWVEHDPLEIWATQRGVAAEALERARLSARDIAAIGITNQRETAVLWDRRTGEPVAPAIVWQDRRTAAFCDSLKASGAEEEIRRRTGLLADPYFSGTKLRWLLDHVDGARQRAARGELAFGTIDTWLLWNLTGGRVHATDPSNASRTLLYNIHTGSWDAELLRLLEVPAEVLPEVRPSSGIFGETQPDLLGAPVPVGGMAGDQQAALFGQACFDPGLAKNTYGTGCFLLMQTGAEAVASRHRLLTTVAWQADGRLEYALEGSVFIGGAVVQWLRDGLGLIRSSEEVEALAASVDDSHGVYFVPAFTGLGAPHWDAYARGTIVGLTRGVTAAHVARAALEAIAFQVADVVSAMEADSGLHVAELRVDGGASRNGLLLQFQADLLGVPVVRAAVTETTALGAAYLAGLAVGALGTRQQLARQWKAGARFEPRMGRDEAQARRRQWARAVERARGWEEAG is encoded by the coding sequence ATGCCCTATCTACTCGCACTCGACCAGGGAACCACATCCAGCCGCGCCATCGTCTTTGACGGCGAAGGTCGCATCCTCGGCGCCGCGCAGAAGGAGTTCCGCCAGATCTATCCGCAGGCGGGCTGGGTGGAGCACGACCCCCTGGAGATCTGGGCCACGCAGCGGGGCGTCGCCGCCGAGGCGCTGGAACGGGCGCGCCTTTCGGCGCGCGATATCGCCGCCATCGGCATCACCAACCAGCGCGAAACCGCCGTGCTGTGGGACCGCCGCACCGGCGAGCCGGTCGCGCCCGCCATCGTCTGGCAGGACCGCCGCACGGCGGCTTTCTGCGACTCGCTCAAGGCGAGCGGCGCCGAGGAGGAGATCCGCCGCCGCACCGGGCTGCTGGCGGACCCGTACTTCTCCGGCACCAAGCTGCGCTGGCTGCTCGATCACGTCGATGGGGCCCGGCAGCGCGCCGCCCGCGGCGAACTCGCCTTCGGCACCATCGACACATGGCTGCTGTGGAACCTGACCGGCGGCCGCGTCCACGCAACGGATCCGAGCAACGCCTCGCGCACGCTGCTTTACAACATCCACACCGGCTCCTGGGATGCTGAGCTGCTCCGCCTGTTGGAGGTGCCTGCCGAAGTCCTGCCCGAGGTGCGGCCGTCGAGCGGCATTTTTGGCGAGACGCAGCCGGATCTGCTGGGCGCGCCCGTGCCTGTCGGCGGCATGGCCGGCGACCAGCAGGCGGCGCTGTTCGGGCAGGCCTGCTTTGACCCCGGGCTCGCCAAAAACACGTATGGCACCGGCTGTTTTCTGCTGATGCAGACGGGCGCTGAAGCGGTCGCCTCCCGCCACCGGCTGCTGACGACGGTGGCCTGGCAGGCGGACGGGCGGCTGGAATATGCGCTGGAAGGCAGCGTCTTCATTGGGGGCGCGGTGGTGCAGTGGCTGCGCGACGGCCTTGGGCTGATCCGTTCCTCGGAAGAGGTGGAAGCGCTGGCAGCGAGCGTCGATGACAGCCATGGCGTTTACTTTGTGCCGGCCTTCACCGGACTGGGCGCGCCGCACTGGGACGCTTACGCCCGCGGAACCATTGTCGGTCTGACGCGCGGCGTGACGGCGGCGCACGTGGCGCGTGCGGCGCTTGAGGCGATCGCCTTCCAGGTGGCGGACGTCGTCAGCGCCATGGAAGCCGATTCCGGGCTGCATGTGGCCGAGCTGCGCGTCGATGGCGGCGCCTCGCGCAACGGCCTGCTGCTCCAGTTCCAGGCGGACCTGCTCGGCGTGCCGGTGGTGCGCGCCGCCGTGACGGAAACGACGGCATTGGGCGCGGCCTATCTCGCCGGGCTGGCCGTGGGCGCGCTGGGCACGCGGCAGCAGCTTGCCCGGCAGTGGAAAGCCGGGGCGCGCTTTGAGCCGCGGATGGGCCGGGACGAGGCGCAGGCGCGGCGGCGGCAGTGGGCACGGGCCGTCGAGCGCGCCCGGGGCTGGGAGGAGGCCGGATGA
- the dinP gene encoding DNA polymerase IV, protein MRTIFHVDMDAFFVSVEELFDPRLKGRPVVVGGQKHERGVVAAASYEARRYGVHSAMPLRTAARLCPHAIFLDGHPERYREYSHRVHEVLNEFTPRVSMASVDEAYLDMTGTERLWGPPLRAATRLHERMKEATGLNCSIGVATSKMLAKVCSDFAKPNGIAWVPPGMEAAFLAPLDVGRIPGVGQVTARRLREMGIRRVGDLARLDEDFLLRRFGRWGLALAGKARGADAGAWFETDIGAYEDPKSISHEHTFPEDVRDPQLLEATLARQAEKVGRRLREHALFARTIELKLRYSDFTTLSRSQTLPEATDLDADLIAVSRDLFRRAWKTASPVRLIGMGVSGLSAAQGQVSLLEAEKKQRARAALAAVDRIRDRFGEKIVQTAAAIPGEHAEKVHENPAGLPGKSPRGKERPGKI, encoded by the coding sequence GTGAGGACCATCTTCCACGTCGACATGGACGCCTTCTTCGTCTCGGTCGAGGAGCTCTTCGACCCGCGCCTGAAGGGCAGGCCCGTCGTAGTCGGCGGCCAGAAGCACGAACGCGGCGTCGTCGCGGCCGCGTCCTATGAGGCCCGCCGTTACGGCGTTCACTCGGCCATGCCGCTGCGCACGGCCGCGCGGCTCTGCCCTCACGCGATCTTTCTGGACGGACACCCGGAACGCTACCGCGAATACTCGCACCGCGTGCACGAGGTGCTGAACGAATTCACTCCCCGCGTCTCCATGGCCAGTGTCGACGAGGCCTATCTCGACATGACCGGCACCGAACGGCTCTGGGGGCCGCCGCTGCGCGCCGCCACGCGGCTTCATGAGCGGATGAAGGAGGCCACCGGCCTGAACTGCTCCATCGGCGTTGCCACTTCGAAGATGCTCGCCAAGGTCTGCTCGGACTTCGCCAAGCCAAACGGCATCGCCTGGGTGCCGCCCGGCATGGAAGCGGCCTTTCTGGCGCCGCTCGACGTGGGCCGCATTCCTGGCGTGGGCCAAGTGACCGCCCGGCGCCTGCGTGAAATGGGTATCCGCCGCGTCGGCGACCTTGCGCGGCTGGATGAGGACTTCCTCCTCCGCCGTTTCGGCCGGTGGGGGCTCGCCCTGGCTGGCAAGGCGCGCGGCGCCGATGCAGGCGCCTGGTTCGAAACCGACATTGGCGCTTACGAAGACCCGAAAAGCATCTCCCACGAGCACACCTTCCCTGAGGACGTGCGCGATCCGCAGCTTCTGGAAGCCACCCTGGCACGGCAGGCCGAAAAAGTGGGCCGCCGCCTTCGCGAGCACGCCCTGTTTGCCCGCACGATCGAGCTGAAGCTGCGTTATTCAGACTTCACCACGCTCAGCCGCTCGCAGACGCTCCCCGAAGCGACCGACCTCGACGCCGATCTCATCGCCGTTTCCCGGGATCTGTTCCGCCGGGCCTGGAAAACCGCCTCGCCCGTCCGCCTCATCGGCATGGGCGTTTCCGGCCTGAGCGCGGCGCAGGGCCAGGTATCGCTGCTCGAAGCCGAAAAGAAACAAAGAGCCCGCGCCGCCCTCGCCGCCGTCGACCGGATCCGCGACCGGTTCGGAGAAAAAATCGTCCAGACTGCGGCTGCAATTCCGGGAGAACACGCCGAAAAGGTGCACGAAAACCCGGCGGGCCTCCCAGGAAAATCACCGCGGGGAAAAGAACGGCCCGGAAAAATCTGA